The window ATACAGCTATCGAGCATTTTTGGAATCGTAGCTGGAGCATTTGGAGTATTGGGATCATTTATTTTGATTCTAAGAAGAATATTTTCACAGGAGCTGAGGCTTTATACGACGCCTTTAGACTTTTTTAATCTTTTTCTACTCCTTTTTCTGTTTTTGGCAACTTTATCAACCTTTTTGTTTGACGCAAATCACGATATTTTAAAGTATCTTGGCTCAGTGATATCGTTTAAACCTGCAAATATATCTAATTTTGTAATTGTTCAATTTTTCCTGTTTCAATTTTTCCTGTTTTATTTTCCATTTTCAAAATATATGCATGCACCGATTAAATATTGGACTTGGCACGGCATTATGTGGGACGATACGCTTACGATGAAAGGTAACAAACAAGACTTAATTCTTCAGGAACAACTAAAATATAAACAATACTGGGCTGCCCCACATGCTATACCGGGCGCTTCATGGGCTGAAGTCGCTACCAATTTAAAAGTAGAAGAAAGGGGAAACAATAATGGCAATAAAAAGACCACCCTTTAACGATATTTCAAAAGATCTTAAAGAACCTATGGCTCCTATTGAGATGGATGATTTGATAGATATATTGGGCATAGACAAAGGCGAAGAGACGCCATTAGAGCCAACAAACGATAGCATAAAAAATTCATACGATTGGTATTTAGATGGGCATGTTGCGCTTAGTAATCTGTATCCACCGAAAACTAAGGAAGAAGAAAATGAAATTGTTAGAAAATTTCTGAGTGGTTTCGAGAAGCTGCTGGATCCAAAAAATAATTGGACTATGCTACAGGTTTTGAAAACTGGTTTGGATTATTGCGTAAGGTGCCAAACCTGTTCTGAAGCCTGTCATGTGTTTGTCGGTAGTGGTAGGCAAGAGATTTATAGACCTACTTATAGGATAGAAATTTTGAGAAGAATATATAAGAAATATTTCACTCCAGAGGGGAAGCTTTTAGGCTCTTTTGTAGGCGCTGATGTAGATCTTAATTGGAAAACTATCTATAGGTTGGCTGAGTTAGCTCACAGATGCAATCTATGTAGGAGATGTGCCCAAAGGTGCCCTGTCGGCATTGATAATGGCTATCTTGCAAGAGAAATTAGAGTTCTTTTAAGTCAAGAGTTGGGCATTTCTCCTGCTGAAATATTAGAGAAGGGTTCTCGTTTGCAACTAACAGTAGGTTCATCTACTGGGCTTTCCCCAATGGCGCTAAAAGACTATTTAGAGTTTATTGAGGAAGATACCTATGAAAAAACTGGAATAAAGATTAAATTCCCAATAAACAAAAAAGGTGCTGATATACTGCTGATTCATAATGCTGGTGAGTATGTATCCTGGTATGAGAACCCTGCTGCATTTGCGATATTGTTTGATGCTGCTGGAATAAACTGGACTATATCTGATGAGCCTGTTGGATATGACAATATAAACTATGGTCTTTGGAATGACGACATAGAGGCGGCAAGGGTAGTCTTGAGACAGGCAAAGATTGGCAAGGATCTTGGAGTTAAAAGGATAGTTATCGGCGAATGCGGACACTCTACAAAGGCATTTTGCGTTATCGGAGATAGAATCTTAACTGGAGATCTTGCCAGTTCTGAGCTATCAAGAGAGTCTTGCTTGCCTTTGTTCTGGGAAATTTACAAAAGCGGGGCGATAAAATTCGATCCTTCAAAGAATAACTTTCCCGTGACCCTTCATGACCCTTGTAATATGGTAAGGAATATGGGAATAGTCATGCCGCAAAGGAATGTACTAAACGCTATTGCTCCAAGGTGGAGAGAGATGCATCCAAATGGGGTCAATAATTATTGTTGCGGCGGAGGTTCTGGCTTTGCAATTATGCAGGGCTTAAACTTTCCGCAGTGGAGAAACAAGATATCTTCAAGAGTTAAGCTAAATCAGATTTTAAATGCTTTCAAAGAAGAGTTGGATCCTGGCATTCCCAAATATGTTTGTGCGCCATGTTCAAATTGCAAGGGAACCATTAGGGACCTTTTTGAGCACTATAAGTGCAAGGACAAGTTTAATCTCACTTATGGCGGTCTTGTTGAACTTATGGTAAATTCTATGGTTGATATGAAGAAGCCTTATATTTCATGGGATGAATATTAATTTATAATTTTATTTGGAGGGTGAAGATTACTCTGCACTCTCCATTTTTTCTTTTATAAACTCTAAGCCTACTCTTCTTAGAAATTTATAAAATCTTTCTTTTTCGTTCGCATGGCTTTTATAGACAAAAAACAATTTTTTTAGTTTCTCTACCACTTGTTCTTCATTTAAATTTACTGAAATTGTTTCGCCTATACCGCCATTTCTTCCAGCGAAGCCGCCAACGGTTAATGTGTATCCTGTGGGATAGCCCATCAACCCAATGTCTCTCACTAAGGGTTCGCTGCACCCATTGGGACAGCCGCTAATAGATATCTTTACTTTTGCGGGAGTATTAATTCCATAGAAATTTTCATTTATCTTTTTTGATAGACTTCTTGCATCTTGTCTTGACATAGGACAGTATGGTTTCGAGAGACAAGTTTGAGCGTAGAAGACCTTATTTTCCATATGCGGCAGGTCCAAAAATCCTGCCTCTTTCATTTTCTCTTTTGTTGTATCATCTACTTTTGGAATAGTGACCGATGAGTTTCCTGATAATATTACCTCATATCCATCGCAGGACAAATCTGAAAGCAATTTCAGCTGCAACTGATTTAAGATACCATCTGGAACATAAAAGCTCTTTGGAAATTTATTTAGAATCTCTGGATTCATTTTTTTCTCCCTCAAGTTAAATGTGATTAGCAAACATATTATTATTTTAAATCAAATGCAATTTTATAAATTGATCTAAATCAAATATTTCATTCGAAAATTTATGATATAATAAAAAAAACAATTTGTGGGGTGGTTTTTTGAGGATATTTAAGGTTAAAGATAAGGAATTTAAGATCGATCAGGAAGGCAATTTATTGGATTTTTCTTCGTGGACAAAGGATTTTGCTGAAGCTGTAGCAGTTGAGAATAAGATTGTGCTTTTAGATATTCACTGGAAGATTATTGATTATGTAAGAAGATACTATGAAGTCGACAAAATTATGCCTCCAAAAAAGCAGATAGAGAGAGAATTTAATGTAAGTGAAAAGGACATGTCAGGACTTTTCCCAATGAAATACAAAGATGGATATCTCTATCTATTAAGCAAATTGGCTGGTTTACCGGTGCCTACTGGTGATATTTGATCCCTTATTTGCTCAGGTTTTTGATGAGGCCTTAAGGCTGGAAGCGAGCGATATCCACCTTAAAAACGATTCTTATCCAGTATTTAGAGTGCATGGAAAACTTGAAAAAATTTCTTCATTGCCTTTTTTTAAGGATGAGGAGCTAAGAAAGATAATATTACAACTGCTAACTCCAGATCAGCAAAAAAGAATGTTTACAGAGCTCGGTCTTGATTTTGGCTTTACATACGAGGGAAAATCAAGATGCCGTGCAAATATTTATTTTAACAGGGGAACGATAGGTATTGCATTAAGGATCTTGCCTATGAATCCTTATTCCTGGGCAGAGCTATCCTTGCCTGACGTCATAGAAAAGATTAGAAAGTTTAGACAGGGTTTGGTTCTTGTCACGGGACCGACTGGCTCTGGAAAATCTACTACAATGGCATCTATGGTTGACGATTTAAATGCCTTGAAAAGCTTAAATATTATAACTGTTGAAGATCCAATAGAGTATGTTTTCACTGATAAAAAATCAAACATTATTCAAAGAGAAGTTGGTGTGGATGTAAGAAGCTTCCCTGAGGCTTTGAGATATGCTCTTCGTGAAGATCCAGACATTATATTTATTGGTGAAATGAGAGATCAGGAGACCATTAACTCATCATTCTTAGCTGCTGAAACAGGACACTTAGTTTTATCTACCCTTCACACAAACAATTCTTACTCTACAGTGGATAGAATTGTGAATACCTTTCCAGCAGATCAGCAGCACTTTGTGAGACTGAGGCTTTCTGAGACGCTAAAAGTAGTTATGTCTCAAACTCTGCTGCCCACTGCAGACAATAAAGGTAGGGTGGTTGTCTGTGAGGTGATGGTGGTAACCCCTCATATAAAGGACTTAATTGCAGAAGCAAGACTGGACGATATGTATTCTGATATAAAAAATGGACAATATAATTCTATGAGTACTCTTAATCAAGCTTTATTTAAATTGTTTCAGGATAAAAAGATCGATAAAACCACAGCGGTTAACGCTTCTTACAAGCCGAGTGAGCTCGAACAGATGCTAAAAGGAGTGTATAACAGTGCTGATGCGTTCGGAGAAATTACAGGCGCTCAGAACTCCCAAAAGGGAGGGGATAATTTGCATTGATCCCCTTTATGCTCTTGCTGCTTTGTTCGTCTTTATGCAGCCTGTGCAAACATAAACGCTTTTTACGCTGCCCTCAAGGTTTACCTTTATCTTTTGAAGGTTTGGCAAAAAGCGACGGCGTGTTTTTCTATTTGAGTGGCTTACATTATTTCCTGCGGATGGACCTTTACCGCAAATTGCGCAAAATTTTGACATTGTTTCGCCTCCTTTATTTTAAACAAAGTATTATAATCTTAACAGAAAAAATAAATTTTGAAAAGGTAGGGAAGTGCTTTGACAGAAAAGGTTATTGAGTTTGTAAAGAACAGGCTCGGGAATACCTACAGGTTTCATCATACTATGGCAGTTGCCGAAGAGGCGAAGTATATTGCATCTTTTATGAATGTGGATGTAGAGAGGATATATGTAGCAGCTTTAATGCACGACACTGCAAGGGGTCTGGCTCCTGAAGATATGTATAGCGAGGCTAAGAAATATAAAATAAACATCTCTCCTTTAGATGAAAAAAGGCCCATCTTGCTTCATGGTCTGGTTGCGGCAAACTGGTTAATAGATAGGCTAAATGTGTTTGATTGGGAGATATATGAGGCAATTTGTCTTCATACAACGGGTGCTCCGAATATGGGCAAGATGGCTGCAGCGCTTTTTATGGCAGATAAATTGGCTATAACTGAAGGCTCGCATGTAGATGAGGATTTGCTTAATGCGCGCAAGATTTTGCCTGATGATATTGACAAGGTCTTTTTGTGGTGTTTTACTTATAGTTTCAAATATCTAATGGACAACAATCAAGAGCTTCATCCTGTGTCAATTGACGCATGGAATTATTACTGTAAAAAAGAAAATTTGGAGGTCTTATTTGGAAAAAAATAATTCTAAATTATTTGCACGTGAAATTGTAAATTGTATCAAGGACAAACAAGGTGAAGATATTACGCTGCTTTCTATTGGTGAGAGGTCTATAATATGCGATTATTTTATAATTGCTTCTGGAAACTCACCAATACAGGTTAAGGCAATTGCTGATAGTGTGGCAGAAAAGTGCAAAGAGCTTGGCAGAAATGTTTTTAGAGTTTCTGGATATAATGAAGGGCTCTGGGTTATAGTAGATCTTTTAGACATAGTAATACACATATTCTCTCCAATGGAGAGGGACTATTATAACTTAGAGGGTTTTTGGAAGGACGTAAGCGTAGAAAAAATTAGCTAAATATAACCATAATCACTGAATATTAATCGGGTGCGCCTGTCACTAAACAATGCAGGCGCACTTTAATTGTGAAAATATGTCTATCTATTAGTCGTCTTTGAA is drawn from Thermodesulfobium sp. 4217-1 and contains these coding sequences:
- a CDS encoding respiratory nitrate reductase subunit gamma translates to MNQFMIYFAWFSVMCFFVGSFLKLLKINNMPLHLRAELYPVVHDSKYSYGGSYMEDVNYVEEVRKGLKNIWVNDIIEILREVLFLDRVNEYNIYGLWFPSLLLHWGLYILFGWIFLSVFSVFWPFYFLIQLSSIFGIVAGAFGVLGSFILILRRIFSQELRLYTTPLDFFNLFLLLFLFLATLSTFLFDANHDILKYLGSVISFKPANISNFVIVQFFLFQFFLFYFPFSKYMHAPIKYWTWHGIMWDDTLTMKGNKQDLILQEQLKYKQYWAAPHAIPGASWAEVATNLKVEERGNNNGNKKTTL
- a CDS encoding (Fe-S)-binding protein, producing MAIKRPPFNDISKDLKEPMAPIEMDDLIDILGIDKGEETPLEPTNDSIKNSYDWYLDGHVALSNLYPPKTKEEENEIVRKFLSGFEKLLDPKNNWTMLQVLKTGLDYCVRCQTCSEACHVFVGSGRQEIYRPTYRIEILRRIYKKYFTPEGKLLGSFVGADVDLNWKTIYRLAELAHRCNLCRRCAQRCPVGIDNGYLAREIRVLLSQELGISPAEILEKGSRLQLTVGSSTGLSPMALKDYLEFIEEDTYEKTGIKIKFPINKKGADILLIHNAGEYVSWYENPAAFAILFDAAGINWTISDEPVGYDNINYGLWNDDIEAARVVLRQAKIGKDLGVKRIVIGECGHSTKAFCVIGDRILTGDLASSELSRESCLPLFWEIYKSGAIKFDPSKNNFPVTLHDPCNMVRNMGIVMPQRNVLNAIAPRWREMHPNGVNNYCCGGGSGFAIMQGLNFPQWRNKISSRVKLNQILNAFKEELDPGIPKYVCAPCSNCKGTIRDLFEHYKCKDKFNLTYGGLVELMVNSMVDMKKPYISWDEY
- a CDS encoding TusE/DsrC/DsvC family sulfur relay protein translates to MRIFKVKDKEFKIDQEGNLLDFSSWTKDFAEAVAVENKIVLLDIHWKIIDYVRRYYEVDKIMPPKKQIEREFNVSEKDMSGLFPMKYKDGYLYLLSKLAGLPVPTGDI
- a CDS encoding PilT/PilU family type 4a pilus ATPase; the protein is MIFDPLFAQVFDEALRLEASDIHLKNDSYPVFRVHGKLEKISSLPFFKDEELRKIILQLLTPDQQKRMFTELGLDFGFTYEGKSRCRANIYFNRGTIGIALRILPMNPYSWAELSLPDVIEKIRKFRQGLVLVTGPTGSGKSTTMASMVDDLNALKSLNIITVEDPIEYVFTDKKSNIIQREVGVDVRSFPEALRYALREDPDIIFIGEMRDQETINSSFLAAETGHLVLSTLHTNNSYSTVDRIVNTFPADQQHFVRLRLSETLKVVMSQTLLPTADNKGRVVVCEVMVVTPHIKDLIAEARLDDMYSDIKNGQYNSMSTLNQALFKLFQDKKIDKTTAVNASYKPSELEQMLKGVYNSADAFGEITGAQNSQKGGDNLH
- the rpmB gene encoding 50S ribosomal protein L28; amino-acid sequence: MSKFCAICGKGPSAGNNVSHSNRKTRRRFLPNLQKIKVNLEGSVKSVYVCTGCIKTNKAARA
- the yqeK gene encoding bis(5'-nucleosyl)-tetraphosphatase (symmetrical) YqeK; this translates as MTEKVIEFVKNRLGNTYRFHHTMAVAEEAKYIASFMNVDVERIYVAALMHDTARGLAPEDMYSEAKKYKINISPLDEKRPILLHGLVAANWLIDRLNVFDWEIYEAICLHTTGAPNMGKMAAALFMADKLAITEGSHVDEDLLNARKILPDDIDKVFLWCFTYSFKYLMDNNQELHPVSIDAWNYYCKKENLEVLFGKK
- the rsfS gene encoding ribosome silencing factor, with protein sequence MEKNNSKLFAREIVNCIKDKQGEDITLLSIGERSIICDYFIIASGNSPIQVKAIADSVAEKCKELGRNVFRVSGYNEGLWVIVDLLDIVIHIFSPMERDYYNLEGFWKDVSVEKIS